ATCAGGATGCAGGCTGGAATGAGGAGAATAAAAACTGGAAGCTCACCAATTCCATCCCTGCGGTATCTTTTATTGAATATCACAAAAAAATGTAATCTTGCGTGCAGGCACTGCTATCTTGGAGCTTCGTTCAACACACACATCGAACCACACCTGTTTGAAATGGCAGTTTCACAGTTCGAGGACATGGGCGGCTTAAAGCTCATGGTTTCGGGAGGAGAACCCCTTCTTCACCCCGAATTCTGGAAACTTATGGACGCTCTTACGTCCTGTGAACTCAGGATAGTTCTTCTATCAAACGGAACTTTAATCGACAAGAAGGCAGCCCGGAAACTCTCAAGTTTTATGCATGAAGTGCAGGTCAGCATTGATGGTATAAGCTCGCATGACCTGCTGCGCGGGAAAGGTTCGTTCGATAAAGCCATGCGCGGGATTTCCAATCTCAAAAGCTTCGATATTCCGGTTTCAATCGCCACGATGATACACAAATACAATGCAGTGGAATTTGAGGAGATGGCGAAGCTTTTTTCTGACCTCGAAGTGGTTTCTTGGAATGTGGATGTGCCATGCGTGGCAGGAAATCTCAAAGAGAATATGGATTATGTCCTTGATAGTGAGGATGCAGCCATGTTTTTAAAATACGGCTTCGGCGCAGGGGGACATGAAAGTTCTGGAGATTATACGTGCGGCTCGCATCTGTGTGCCGTATCGCCTGACGGTAGGGTCAGCAAATGCGGGTTTTTTGAGGA
The nucleotide sequence above comes from Candidatus Methanoperedens sp.. Encoded proteins:
- a CDS encoding radical SAM protein, coding for MPLNKFPVLAPGYVLRKLEVPYVYNIPDDQLYELDEEAFEFLKKCSGKNPLSKLLPRGEDNQEFLEFMLDEGIIRMQAGMRRIKTGSSPIPSLRYLLLNITKKCNLACRHCYLGASFNTHIEPHLFEMAVSQFEDMGGLKLMVSGGEPLLHPEFWKLMDALTSCELRIVLLSNGTLIDKKAARKLSSFMHEVQVSIDGISSHDLLRGKGSFDKAMRGISNLKSFDIPVSIATMIHKYNAVEFEEMAKLFSDLEVVSWNVDVPCVAGNLKENMDYVLDSEDAAMFLKYGFGAGGHESSGDYTCGSHLCAVSPDGRVSKCGFFEDEPAGNVNDLGSAWAEICKKYLWTLDKLDCHDCRLVHECRGGCRFRARQYKGIFAPDPVLCHANGIIEFL